A window of the Thermoanaerobacter uzonensis DSM 18761 genome harbors these coding sequences:
- the cbiQ gene encoding cobalt ECF transporter T component CbiQ, which yields MDNFLEKTILSIQSVFEDMFYSDAISVKKGIMQSLDTRIKLISLFVLLIIVNFGKTIPFMTIFLIYTLLLAYFSKIPLKTYIVRVSAVSIFFTGIVLIPSLFNVVKEGQPLVYFTKNFYITKEGLESAIVFMMRSFISLSFVYILALSTKWVEILKALRTFKIPRIFTATLEMALRYIFLLLEIAINMFLARKSRNVEKISSKEGRKFVSSAMANVLIRSQQLSDDVYNAMVSRGYKGEYKTITTFKITFYDYIWIGFNTTFLFILWYIHP from the coding sequence ATGGATAACTTTTTAGAAAAGACAATCTTAAGTATACAAAGTGTATTTGAAGACATGTTTTATTCTGATGCAATTTCTGTTAAGAAAGGTATTATGCAGTCTCTTGATACGAGGATAAAACTTATTTCACTTTTTGTATTACTCATTATAGTTAATTTTGGAAAGACAATACCTTTTATGACCATATTTCTTATTTATACACTTTTGTTGGCTTATTTTTCTAAAATTCCTTTAAAAACATACATTGTGAGGGTATCAGCAGTCTCAATATTTTTTACAGGTATTGTCCTGATACCTTCACTTTTTAATGTAGTAAAAGAAGGGCAGCCTTTAGTATATTTCACAAAAAATTTTTATATAACAAAAGAAGGATTAGAAAGTGCCATTGTTTTTATGATGAGGTCATTTATATCTTTATCTTTTGTGTATATATTAGCTCTATCAACAAAATGGGTAGAAATCTTAAAAGCATTGAGAACTTTTAAGATTCCCCGCATTTTTACTGCTACACTTGAAATGGCCTTACGTTATATCTTTTTGCTTTTAGAAATTGCTATAAACATGTTCCTCGCAAGAAAAAGTAGAAATGTAGAAAAAATTAGCAGCAAAGAAGGAAGAAAATTTGTCTCTTCTGCTATGGCAAATGTTTTGATAAGGTCTCAACAACTGAGTGATGATGTTTACAATGCTATGGTTTCGCGGGGTTACAAAGGAGAATACAAAACAATAACTACTTTTAAAATAACTTTTTATGATTATATATGGATAGGTTTTAATACAACTTTTTTATTCATCTTGTGGTATATCCACCCATAA
- a CDS encoding FeoA family protein, producing MGENTIINLIELKENHEGEIVLIKAGRAATQRLNEMGLVPGTKVKLVRKGPLRGPVELEVRNSHLVIGYGLASKIYVKIV from the coding sequence ATGGGAGAAAATACTATTATAAATCTTATAGAATTAAAGGAAAATCATGAAGGAGAGATTGTATTAATAAAAGCAGGAAGAGCAGCTACGCAAAGGTTAAATGAAATGGGACTTGTCCCGGGGACAAAAGTTAAGCTGGTTAGAAAAGGTCCTTTAAGGGGCCCTGTAGAATTGGAGGTTAGGAATTCTCACCTTGTGATTGGATATGGTCTTGCTTCAAAAATATATGTAAAAATCGTCTGA
- a CDS encoding OPT family oligopeptide transporter — translation MKNDVLKKDNSFKPYVPADVYLPEITPTSVILGIILVIIFGAANAYLGLKVGMTVSASIPAAVVSMSILKGVLKRGTILENNIVQTLASAGEAAAAGVVFSIPALYFLDYIPSMLLISLITLFGGILGVIGMVIYRRYLIVEQHGILPYPEGTACAEILIAGDKGGVSAKMVFKGGIIAAIYRLIQSGLGFFPDVIETSIPKLPGGVIGANILPSLVGVGYLIGYKVSAIILAGGLLAWVVIIPLLTFIGANVNTPIFPSLTPISQLDAWGMWTDYIQYIGAGALTVGGLVEFFRALPVVKDAILSSFSKIRTSTSNNTLRTERDIPFPYIVSIFLAIVILIALIPQMEMNILGAFLTAIFGFLFVSISSRIVGVVGSSSNPVSGMTIATIFISAIIMKSIGYTGIKGMVTTVVIGAIVTVAAAIAGDTSQDLKTGFIVGATPKAQQIIMIPGILIFAGMSGFVLTLLNNAYHIGSSELPSPATAVIAVLVKGVFSGNLPWGLLIIGAAIGVIVELMGIASLPFAIGLYLPVHLSVPIFVGGFVRTLVEKYRNNGIESGTLYASGLVAGDALVGVLLALLTTAGVAEKIAIGSGILSNGIASIVGLVLISIIAYTLYSNSKVEEN, via the coding sequence ATGAAAAATGATGTATTAAAAAAGGATAATAGTTTTAAACCGTATGTACCAGCAGATGTTTATTTACCAGAAATTACACCTACTTCTGTAATTTTAGGGATAATACTTGTTATTATTTTTGGAGCAGCAAATGCTTATCTTGGCCTTAAGGTTGGTATGACTGTAAGCGCATCTATTCCAGCTGCTGTAGTGTCTATGTCTATATTAAAAGGAGTCTTAAAAAGAGGTACTATCTTAGAAAACAATATAGTTCAGACATTAGCTTCTGCTGGTGAAGCTGCCGCGGCAGGTGTGGTATTTAGTATACCAGCACTATATTTTCTTGATTATATTCCTTCCATGTTATTAATCTCATTAATAACTTTATTTGGAGGAATTTTAGGCGTAATTGGAATGGTTATCTACAGAAGATACTTAATTGTAGAGCAGCATGGAATCCTACCTTATCCTGAAGGTACGGCTTGCGCGGAAATTCTTATTGCAGGTGATAAGGGCGGTGTATCTGCTAAGATGGTGTTTAAAGGTGGAATAATTGCTGCAATATACAGATTAATACAATCGGGTCTTGGCTTTTTCCCAGATGTTATTGAAACATCAATACCAAAACTTCCTGGAGGAGTTATTGGTGCTAATATTCTTCCCTCTCTTGTAGGTGTAGGTTATTTAATAGGCTATAAAGTTTCAGCAATAATACTAGCTGGTGGTTTGCTAGCTTGGGTAGTTATTATTCCTCTTTTAACTTTTATTGGAGCTAATGTAAATACACCAATTTTCCCTTCGTTAACTCCCATTTCTCAATTGGATGCATGGGGAATGTGGACAGATTACATTCAATATATCGGAGCAGGAGCATTAACTGTTGGAGGACTAGTGGAGTTTTTCAGAGCGCTTCCTGTTGTAAAAGATGCTATTTTAAGTTCTTTTTCTAAAATAAGAACATCTACTTCAAATAATACTTTGCGTACAGAGAGAGATATACCATTTCCTTATATTGTATCGATATTTTTAGCAATAGTTATTTTGATTGCTTTAATACCTCAGATGGAAATGAATATATTAGGTGCATTTCTTACAGCAATTTTTGGATTTCTATTTGTATCTATTTCTTCGAGAATAGTTGGGGTTGTTGGAAGTTCATCTAATCCTGTCTCCGGAATGACGATTGCAACCATATTCATTAGTGCCATTATTATGAAATCAATAGGCTATACAGGCATTAAGGGAATGGTTACAACCGTTGTTATTGGTGCTATTGTAACAGTTGCCGCTGCAATTGCTGGTGACACTTCTCAAGATTTAAAAACAGGTTTTATAGTAGGTGCCACTCCAAAGGCCCAGCAGATTATAATGATACCTGGTATTCTTATCTTTGCTGGTATGTCAGGTTTTGTGCTAACTTTGTTAAATAACGCATATCATATTGGAAGTAGTGAATTGCCTTCCCCTGCTACAGCTGTAATTGCAGTGTTAGTTAAAGGAGTATTTTCTGGCAACTTGCCGTGGGGACTATTAATTATTGGTGCAGCTATAGGAGTAATTGTGGAACTAATGGGTATAGCTTCTTTACCATTTGCGATAGGATTATATTTACCAGTACATTTATCAGTTCCAATATTTGTTGGAGGTTTTGTAAGAACGCTTGTAGAAAAATATAGGAACAATGGAATCGAAAGTGGTACATTATATGCATCAGGACTTGTTGCAGGAGATGCTTTGGTAGGTGTTTTACTTGCTTTATTAACCACGGCAGGGGTAGCCGAAAAAATTGCAATAGGAAGTGGAATTTTAAGTAATGGAATAGCATCAATAGTAGGATTGGTTCTCATATCAATAATTGCTTATACGCTTTATAGCAATTCTAAAGTTGAAGAGAATTGA
- a CDS encoding DUF1028 domain-containing protein — protein MRRISTFSIVARDPQTGELGVAVQSKFLAVGSAVGWAKAGAGAIATQALANLDFGEIGIKLLEKGYSAQQVLDALLALDPDREDRQVGIVDTKGNAAAFTGKRCFDWAGHIVGENFSCQGNILVSEDTVKALAETFVNTKGTLARRLVAALAAAQNAGGDRRGRQSASLLIVKEKGSYGGYNDRYIDLRVDDDPDPIAKLSHLLDLHELYFSKTKPEEMVKVDEKLAAEIQESLKKLGYYKGEITGKYDEYTKEAYKDFCGWENFEERICEGDVVDINVLNYLRKKVKEQ, from the coding sequence ATGAGAAGAATTTCAACATTTTCTATTGTCGCGCGTGATCCTCAAACTGGTGAATTAGGTGTAGCGGTTCAATCAAAATTTTTGGCGGTAGGTTCTGCAGTAGGTTGGGCAAAAGCTGGAGCAGGCGCGATAGCTACACAGGCATTGGCTAATCTTGATTTTGGAGAAATAGGCATCAAACTTCTTGAGAAGGGATATTCTGCACAACAAGTTCTTGATGCATTGCTTGCATTAGATCCAGATAGAGAAGATAGACAGGTAGGTATAGTAGATACAAAAGGAAATGCTGCTGCTTTTACTGGCAAAAGATGCTTTGATTGGGCAGGTCATATTGTGGGAGAAAATTTCTCTTGTCAAGGTAACATATTAGTAAGTGAGGATACTGTAAAAGCTCTTGCTGAGACTTTTGTAAATACGAAAGGGACTCTTGCGCGAAGATTAGTTGCGGCTTTAGCTGCAGCTCAAAATGCAGGAGGAGATAGAAGAGGTAGGCAATCGGCATCTTTGCTTATTGTTAAAGAAAAAGGAAGCTATGGAGGATATAATGATAGATATATTGACCTTAGGGTTGATGATGACCCTGATCCAATCGCTAAATTATCTCATTTATTAGATTTGCATGAATTATATTTTAGTAAAACGAAGCCTGAAGAAATGGTAAAAGTAGATGAAAAATTGGCTGCTGAAATACAGGAATCTCTTAAAAAATTAGGCTATTATAAGGGAGAAATAACAGGAAAATATGATGAATATACAAAAGAAGCGTATAAAGATTTTTGCGGATGGGAAAATTTCGAAGAAAGAATTTGTGAAGGTGATGTCGTTGATATAAATGTATTGAATTATTTAAGAAAAAAAGTAAAGGAACAGTAA
- a CDS encoding PDGLE domain-containing protein → MKKFYIAAIVIILLTPLGLLAPGSAWGEWGLDEIKSMIGYIPEGMNRFSEVIKAILPDYSIPGFDANFFQQALGYIFSAVVGIAAIVLIFAILGRIMGKPQKKNG, encoded by the coding sequence ATGAAAAAGTTCTACATTGCAGCTATAGTTATAATACTTCTCACTCCCCTCGGACTTTTAGCTCCTGGTTCAGCATGGGGAGAATGGGGCTTAGATGAAATAAAGAGCATGATAGGATATATACCTGAGGGAATGAACCGATTTTCAGAAGTTATAAAAGCAATATTACCCGATTACAGTATACCAGGATTTGATGCTAATTTCTTTCAACAAGCTTTAGGTTATATTTTTTCAGCAGTTGTAGGAATTGCAGCTATTGTATTGATATTTGCAATATTAGGGAGGATTATGGGAAAACCCCAGAAAAAAAATGGATAA
- a CDS encoding HEPN domain-containing protein, protein MKRSNEEEAKRWLQQAKRDLDDAIFSKDGQRYNLACFLSQQAAEKAIKAYLYSQGAEFVWGHSVAELINDAIQFDESFVGRKKEGSSLDKYYIPTRYQG, encoded by the coding sequence ATGAAAAGAAGCAATGAAGAAGAAGCCAAGAGATGGCTTCAACAGGCCAAAAGAGACCTTGATGATGCGATTTTTTCAAAAGATGGTCAGCGTTACAACTTAGCTTGCTTTTTATCGCAACAAGCAGCAGAAAAAGCAATAAAAGCTTATCTATACAGTCAAGGTGCAGAATTCGTTTGGGGGCATTCTGTTGCTGAACTAATAAATGATGCCATTCAATTTGACGAAAGCTTTGTTGGAAGAAAAAAAGAAGGGAGTTCATTAGATAAGTATTATATTCCGACACGTTATCAAGGGTAA
- a CDS encoding energy-coupling factor ABC transporter ATP-binding protein: MSTVFELKNVYYSYNKSVPALIDISFEVKKGEKLILLGANGSGKSTLLKLMDNLIAPQSGEIWALGKLLGDKKTFDEYEFRKKVGFVFQDSDVQLFNTTVFDEVAFAPLQMSLRKDEVQKIVEETLISFGLEKLKDRPPHRLSGGEKKKVALASVMVINPEVLLLDEPTNGLDPRSKKWLLGKLQELNKKGTTIVIATHDLDMAATLSDMVIVLNEDHRIETVGKPEEILNNEELLLKVNLI, encoded by the coding sequence ATGAGCACAGTATTTGAATTAAAAAATGTCTACTACTCTTATAATAAATCAGTTCCTGCTTTAATTGACATAAGTTTTGAAGTAAAAAAAGGAGAAAAGTTAATCCTTCTCGGTGCTAATGGCAGTGGGAAATCCACTCTTTTAAAATTGATGGACAATTTAATTGCTCCTCAAAGCGGTGAAATATGGGCCTTGGGCAAGCTATTAGGGGATAAAAAAACTTTTGATGAATATGAATTTAGAAAAAAAGTAGGCTTTGTGTTTCAGGACTCTGATGTACAACTTTTTAACACTACTGTTTTTGATGAAGTAGCCTTTGCACCACTTCAAATGAGCTTAAGGAAAGACGAAGTCCAAAAAATAGTGGAAGAAACTCTTATTTCTTTTGGACTCGAAAAATTAAAAGATAGACCCCCTCACAGATTAAGCGGCGGAGAAAAGAAAAAAGTCGCATTAGCGTCAGTTATGGTGATAAATCCTGAAGTTTTGCTTCTTGACGAACCTACAAATGGCCTTGACCCACGGTCAAAAAAATGGCTTTTGGGAAAATTACAAGAATTAAACAAAAAAGGCACCACGATAGTCATTGCAACTCACGACCTTGACATGGCAGCAACACTTTCAGACATGGTAATAGTGCTAAACGAAGACCATAGAATAGAAACTGTAGGTAAACCTGAGGAAATTCTTAATAATGAGGAGTTACTGCTTAAAGTTAATCTTATTTAA
- a CDS encoding aminotransferase class I/II-fold pyridoxal phosphate-dependent enzyme, translating to MNTDKYISNVVKSIPPSGIRKFFDLVTNSKDIISLGVGEPDFVTPWEIRKEGIDALDRGSTTYTSNLGLPELRIAISYFLKTHYNLTYDPEKEIMVTIGASEAIDLALRALLNDGDEVLVPEPSYVSYAPCVTLTRGIPVFVPTDEKNNFIITPDDIKSKITPKTKVLILPYPNNPTGAIMKKEELEEIVNIIIEHDLIVISDEIYSELTYEGRHVSIASLPGMKERTILINGFSKAFAMTGWRLGYIAAEHGFIEAMNKIHQYTTICAPITAQYAAIKGIYQCEEDIVKMRETYDKRRKFIVNGFREIGFDCFEPKGAFYIFPSIKKTGMTSQEFCEKLLKEEKVAVVPGDAFGPSGEGFIRVSYAYSIDKIARALERIKHFAERIL from the coding sequence ATGAACACAGACAAATATATATCTAATGTAGTAAAAAGCATACCACCGTCCGGAATTAGAAAATTTTTTGACCTTGTGACAAATTCAAAAGACATAATATCACTGGGAGTTGGCGAACCAGATTTTGTAACTCCATGGGAAATAAGAAAAGAAGGCATTGACGCACTAGATAGAGGTAGCACAACATACACCTCAAACTTAGGCTTGCCCGAACTTAGAATCGCCATATCCTATTTTTTAAAGACCCATTATAATTTAACCTATGACCCTGAAAAAGAAATAATGGTAACTATTGGTGCCAGTGAAGCCATTGACCTTGCTCTGCGAGCTCTTTTAAATGACGGTGACGAAGTTTTAGTACCTGAACCAAGTTACGTATCATACGCACCATGTGTAACTTTGACAAGAGGCATCCCTGTATTTGTTCCTACTGACGAAAAAAATAATTTTATAATAACCCCCGATGACATAAAATCAAAAATAACCCCAAAAACAAAGGTATTAATTCTTCCTTACCCCAATAACCCTACAGGTGCTATCATGAAAAAAGAAGAATTAGAAGAAATTGTAAACATAATAATCGAGCATGATTTAATAGTAATTTCTGATGAAATATATAGTGAATTGACTTATGAAGGAAGACACGTAAGCATAGCCTCACTTCCGGGCATGAAAGAAAGGACAATACTTATAAACGGTTTTTCTAAAGCTTTTGCCATGACAGGTTGGAGACTTGGATATATTGCAGCAGAACACGGATTCATTGAAGCGATGAATAAAATCCATCAGTACACAACTATATGCGCTCCAATAACAGCACAATATGCAGCTATAAAGGGTATATATCAATGTGAAGAAGACATAGTAAAAATGAGAGAAACATATGATAAGAGAAGGAAATTTATTGTAAACGGATTTCGCGAAATAGGCTTTGACTGCTTTGAGCCAAAAGGAGCTTTTTATATTTTCCCGTCAATAAAAAAGACGGGTATGACTTCACAGGAATTTTGTGAAAAACTCTTAAAAGAAGAAAAAGTAGCTGTAGTACCAGGAGACGCATTTGGCCCAAGCGGTGAAGGATTTATTCGTGTATCATACGCATATTCTATAGATAAAATAGCAAGAGCACTTGAAAGAATAAAACACTTCGCTGAAAGGATATTGTAG
- a CDS encoding Lrp/AsnC family transcriptional regulator: MKFDELDFEIMRILQTDGRKSFREISNELGKPESTVRLRYNQLVANNILRVVAIPDPKQVGFEVMAILCLKVDLVYLQEVAEALAKVKEVRFIAYTAGRYDLIVEIYMKSNDDLIKFMTEDLAKMKGIKECDLSIELKLFKDTYNWMNEV, encoded by the coding sequence ATGAAATTTGACGAGTTAGATTTTGAGATAATGCGAATTCTGCAGACGGATGGTAGAAAATCATTTAGAGAAATATCTAATGAATTAGGCAAACCAGAGAGCACTGTAAGATTAAGATATAATCAATTGGTTGCAAATAATATTTTACGTGTTGTTGCTATTCCAGATCCCAAACAAGTTGGGTTTGAGGTAATGGCTATTCTTTGTCTAAAAGTAGATTTAGTTTATTTACAAGAAGTTGCGGAAGCACTTGCCAAAGTAAAAGAAGTGAGATTTATTGCTTATACAGCTGGAAGATACGATTTAATTGTAGAAATATATATGAAATCAAATGATGATTTGATAAAGTTTATGACTGAAGATTTGGCAAAAATGAAAGGAATTAAAGAATGTGACTTATCTATAGAACTTAAACTTTTCAAGGATACATACAATTGGATGAATGAAGTTTAG
- a CDS encoding Lrp/AsnC family transcriptional regulator, whose product MDKSMEIIDLLCENSRLTEKQIATITGFSEEEVKNTMKSLEDKKVLLKYTTLVDWEKTDREVITALIDVRVAPQQGHGFNKVAHRICQYEEVKSVSLISGTYDLSVEVEGKTMKEIALFVAERLAPIEGVLSTTTHFVLKRYKKDGVFYEEGQNDKRLVVTP is encoded by the coding sequence ATGGATAAATCTATGGAAATCATTGACCTTTTGTGCGAAAACAGTCGTCTTACAGAAAAACAAATTGCAACAATTACAGGGTTTAGTGAAGAAGAAGTCAAAAATACAATGAAAAGTCTTGAGGACAAAAAAGTGTTATTAAAATACACTACTTTAGTGGATTGGGAAAAGACCGACCGGGAAGTTATAACTGCCCTTATAGATGTGAGAGTAGCACCACAACAAGGACATGGATTTAACAAAGTAGCCCACAGAATATGCCAGTACGAAGAAGTAAAATCAGTTTCCTTAATTTCCGGAACTTATGACCTTTCTGTGGAAGTAGAAGGCAAAACCATGAAAGAAATAGCATTATTTGTAGCTGAAAGGCTTGCACCTATTGAAGGAGTCTTAAGCACTACAACCCATTTTGTATTAAAAAGATATAAAAAGGACGGCGTTTTTTACGAAGAAGGGCAAAATGACAAAAGACTGGTGGTAACACCATGA
- the cbiM gene encoding cobalt transporter CbiM, with protein sequence MHIPEGYISPQTCAVMGAAMVPVLTIAAKKVNKSFDKKDVPAMAIGSAFAFTIMMFNVPIPGGTTAHAIGATLLAITLGPWAASISLTIALFIQALLFGDGGILALGANSFNMGFIAPFVGYGIYRLMLSLKLNKVLSSAIGGYVGINAAALATAIELGLQPLLFHTANGTPLYFPYGLNVAIPAMMFAHLTVAGIVEAVITGLVVYYLQKLDEENILYKFSYRLRGDNR encoded by the coding sequence ATGCACATACCAGAGGGATATATAAGTCCCCAAACCTGTGCCGTTATGGGTGCTGCTATGGTACCAGTGTTGACAATTGCAGCAAAAAAAGTCAACAAAAGTTTTGACAAAAAGGATGTTCCTGCTATGGCAATAGGGTCAGCTTTTGCCTTTACAATAATGATGTTTAACGTACCAATACCAGGAGGTACAACTGCCCACGCAATTGGAGCAACTCTACTTGCTATAACTTTAGGGCCCTGGGCAGCAAGTATATCTCTTACGATAGCCTTATTTATTCAAGCATTGCTTTTTGGCGATGGAGGAATTTTAGCTCTTGGAGCAAACAGCTTTAACATGGGATTTATAGCTCCTTTTGTGGGATATGGAATTTACAGGCTCATGTTATCTCTCAAACTAAATAAGGTTTTATCATCTGCTATAGGGGGATATGTAGGAATAAATGCTGCAGCTCTTGCTACAGCAATAGAACTTGGACTTCAACCATTGCTTTTTCATACAGCAAATGGAACACCACTATATTTTCCTTATGGATTAAACGTAGCAATACCTGCAATGATGTTTGCTCATCTTACTGTAGCTGGTATTGTAGAAGCTGTTATAACAGGTCTTGTAGTATATTATTTACAAAAATTAGACGAAGAAAATATATTATATAAATTCTCATATAGGCTTAGAGGTGATAATAGATGA
- the feoB gene encoding ferrous iron transport protein B: MKKEIVIALAGNANVGKSVIFNQLTGLTQIIGNWPGKTVERAEGVLRFKGRTIKIVDLPGIYSLSAYSQEEIVSREFIAFEKPDVVINVVDASNLERNLFFTVQLLELHVPMVMALNQMDYALKKGIDIDVKKLEELLGIPVVETVATKGKGLQELINKVLEVVDSHKEVDVKGYDIKEEKVLKYRNEVSESVMKIYNILLKHNVDLINLFHPLWISLKLIEEDSDIVEKLKKEPNGEKAYEEIQKELEGLKAKTDSPLATLVTADRYDIASFIASQTVSEIHHRITWTDLIDNVALHKIWGYISMFIIVFISFYGIFKFGEYFSGVLEDFFDGFKPLVYNLNIPNMYKDFLWNGLAEGIISAITIVLPYIFPFYVFLSILENTGYLARIAFLMDEVMHKVGLHGKALIPVLMGFGCNVPAVLGTKILETDREIFIASFMSTLVPCSARIVIILGTIGVFMGPQYALAVFALDVLVVYIAAYFANKIAPGKPYDLIMELPGYRMPALKPTLKQIWFRIKDFLYVALPIIVVGSLALEILKYSGIFKYVTYIMDPIVVKWLGLPSIVGIVLIFGILRKELTLIMLLTLSGTSHITQILTPRQMIVFGVVTMLYIPCIATIAALKRTIGWRKTWWVVFANIFIAILIGGILNRILTFI; the protein is encoded by the coding sequence ATGAAAAAAGAAATAGTTATAGCCTTAGCAGGAAATGCTAATGTGGGTAAAAGTGTCATATTTAATCAATTAACAGGATTGACTCAGATAATTGGCAACTGGCCGGGAAAAACAGTCGAGAGGGCAGAAGGGGTACTGCGGTTTAAAGGACGAACTATAAAAATTGTTGACCTTCCTGGTATTTATTCACTTTCTGCTTATTCTCAAGAGGAAATTGTTTCCCGTGAGTTTATAGCTTTTGAAAAACCAGATGTTGTAATAAACGTAGTGGATGCCTCTAATCTTGAGAGAAATTTGTTTTTTACAGTGCAACTTTTAGAGCTTCATGTGCCTATGGTTATGGCTTTAAACCAAATGGATTATGCCCTTAAAAAGGGTATAGATATAGATGTAAAGAAGTTAGAAGAGCTTTTAGGTATTCCAGTTGTAGAAACTGTTGCTACAAAAGGCAAAGGGCTTCAGGAATTAATAAATAAAGTTTTAGAAGTTGTGGATTCGCATAAAGAAGTGGATGTAAAAGGGTATGATATAAAAGAGGAAAAAGTTCTCAAATACAGAAATGAAGTAAGTGAATCTGTAATGAAAATTTACAACATCCTTTTGAAACACAATGTAGACCTTATAAATTTGTTTCATCCTTTGTGGATTTCACTAAAACTGATAGAAGAGGATAGCGATATAGTAGAAAAGTTAAAAAAAGAGCCTAATGGAGAAAAAGCTTATGAAGAAATTCAAAAAGAATTAGAAGGTTTAAAGGCGAAGACAGATAGTCCTCTTGCAACTTTAGTTACAGCAGACAGATATGATATTGCTTCTTTTATCGCAAGCCAAACTGTATCAGAGATTCACCATAGAATTACTTGGACTGATTTAATTGACAATGTAGCTCTTCATAAGATATGGGGCTATATATCAATGTTCATTATTGTATTTATATCTTTTTATGGAATATTTAAATTTGGAGAGTATTTCTCAGGTGTGCTGGAGGACTTTTTTGACGGTTTTAAGCCTTTAGTGTACAATTTGAATATTCCAAATATGTATAAAGATTTTCTCTGGAATGGGCTTGCTGAAGGGATTATTTCTGCTATAACTATAGTGCTTCCCTATATATTTCCTTTTTATGTGTTTTTATCAATACTTGAAAACACTGGTTATCTTGCAAGAATTGCATTTTTAATGGATGAGGTTATGCACAAAGTTGGGCTTCACGGTAAAGCTCTTATTCCAGTATTGATGGGGTTTGGGTGCAATGTCCCTGCAGTATTAGGCACCAAAATTTTAGAAACGGATAGAGAAATATTTATTGCGTCTTTTATGTCCACTCTTGTGCCTTGTTCTGCAAGAATTGTAATAATTTTGGGAACAATAGGGGTCTTCATGGGGCCACAATACGCACTTGCTGTTTTTGCCTTAGACGTTTTGGTAGTTTATATAGCGGCGTATTTTGCAAATAAAATTGCACCTGGAAAGCCTTATGATTTGATAATGGAACTTCCTGGCTATAGGATGCCTGCTTTAAAGCCTACATTGAAGCAGATATGGTTTAGAATAAAAGACTTTTTGTATGTAGCTCTTCCAATAATTGTAGTTGGCAGCTTGGCTCTGGAAATATTGAAGTACTCTGGCATATTTAAATATGTGACTTATATAATGGATCCTATTGTTGTAAAATGGTTGGGATTGCCGTCAATAGTTGGGATAGTATTGATTTTTGGGATACTCAGAAAAGAATTGACACTTATAATGCTTTTAACACTGTCTGGGACAAGTCATATAACACAGATTTTGACGCCGCGGCAGATGATTGTCTTTGGTGTTGTTACAATGCTTTATATTCCTTGTATTGCTACAATTGCGGCATTAAAAAGGACAATTGGCTGGAGAAAGACATGGTGGGTAGTTTTTGCTAATATTTTTATTGCAATACTAATAGGAGGAATATTAAATCGAATTCTTACTTTTATATAA
- a CDS encoding nucleotidyltransferase domain-containing protein, whose product MPYIMPQKEKRLKVLRNELEKAIDSIISLNPEKVVLFGSLEREDVHLRSDIDLLIIWKTDLPFLERLQVFYDAIKSNVAMDILVYTPEEIEKLYRKNKFIAKVLDEGRVLYEKKQ is encoded by the coding sequence ATGCCTTATATAATGCCTCAAAAAGAAAAAAGATTAAAAGTGTTGAGAAATGAGTTAGAAAAAGCTATTGATTCTATTATATCTTTAAATCCCGAAAAAGTGGTATTATTTGGTTCATTGGAAAGAGAAGATGTACATTTAAGAAGCGATATAGACCTTTTGATAATTTGGAAGACTGACCTGCCGTTTTTGGAAAGATTGCAAGTGTTTTATGATGCTATAAAGTCAAATGTTGCAATGGATATATTGGTTTATACTCCTGAAGAAATTGAAAAATTATATAGGAAAAATAAATTTATAGCAAAAGTATTAGATGAAGGGCGTGTATTATATGAAAAGAAGCAATGA